From Paenibacillus graminis:
GTCAGCTTGCGGGGCAACGCAACAGATACAGATTCAGGTGTCCCGCCTGAGCCACAAGACGCTGCAACCCAGCATATGGCCAGCAGCGATAATACCCTGGGTAACCCGGTCCTCATTCACCTTTCGCCTCCTGTACAGTGATTTACCTGATTATAACATTCCATTGTTCATGTTTAATTTTCTTATTTGGGATGCCACGCATCAGCCGGTGAAGCTTCAGATTATCCCGGGCCGTCAGATGTTGGACAAGACCGGGATGCTCAATCATGCAGCCTGATATGGATCTTGACCGTCCAGGGTTATTTTAACACATGAAAGTGCAAAAAGAGATGCCCTGTAAGAAGGCATCCCCGGCTTGAACGATTAGTATATTTGCAGCTCATGCGGATTCAAAACTCACTGGCTGTACTTTACTGGTAGATCGGCGCCCCAAATGGAGAAGAACCTGAACCGCCATCCACACCAATATCCACTCCGTTGACATAGGAAGCTGCGTCTGATGCCAGAAATACGGCTACCTCAGCAATTTCTTCCGGTTCACCTAAGCGCTTCAGCGGAACTGAACGTGTGAGTGCCGCTTCTTTGGCGGCCAAACCTTCAGAGTCTCCCCAGATTGGCGTCCGTGTGGCACCGGGAGAAATCGTATTCACACGAATTCCGCGCGGTGCCAGCTCTGACACCATTACTTTTGCCATACTGCTGACCGCTCCTTTGCTGGCTGCGTAGGCTGATGTGCCCGGACTGCCCCCATTCGCCAGGACAGAGCTGTTCAAGATCACGGAAGCTCCCTCCTTCAGGTGGGGAACTGCTGCCTGAATAGTGAAAAAGACCCCCGTAACATTCGTTCTCAGCACCTTCTCGAAAAGCGGGAGCTCTGTTCCCCCAACAGGAGTGTAGCCTGAAATACCGGCATTCGCAAATACTATATCAAGCGCACCGAATCTCTCTACCGCAGCCGCAACCGCCTGTTCCAGACTTACAGGATCAGTAGTTTCTGCTTGAATCCCCATTGCGTTCGCTGCACCAAGCTCCTCTGCTGCCGCATTTAGAGTGGACTGGTTCCGGCCGGTAATCACTACCTTGGCTCCTTCTTCCACAAATAATTTTGCAGTGGCCAGCCCGATGCCGCTGTTCCCTCCAGTAATAAAAGCTACTTTCCCGTCCAATTTACCCATTGCCCTTTTCTCCTTTTCCGATTCGTTCTCTTGGACCGATTGAGGCCTTTATGAGAACGATCATTCTATTATTATCAAAAAAATAATCTACTGCTTTCGAAATGATCTTAACATAATGAGAACGATCAGTAAATAAATATTTTACCGAACGTTCTCATTTGACTTTGTTTGTCAAGCTTCCTCGTCGGCCGAGGGACCGTATAAGCCTGGTCCCGGACGCCGGGACGCAGCGTGTTATTTTAATAAAGCAGCTGCTTCTGCGCTCGTACGAATCCGTCCAA
This genomic window contains:
- a CDS encoding SDR family NAD(P)-dependent oxidoreductase, giving the protein MGKLDGKVAFITGGNSGIGLATAKLFVEEGAKVVITGRNQSTLNAAAEELGAANAMGIQAETTDPVSLEQAVAAAVERFGALDIVFANAGISGYTPVGGTELPLFEKVLRTNVTGVFFTIQAAVPHLKEGASVILNSSVLANGGSPGTSAYAASKGAVSSMAKVMVSELAPRGIRVNTISPGATRTPIWGDSEGLAAKEAALTRSVPLKRLGEPEEIAEVAVFLASDAASYVNGVDIGVDGGSGSSPFGAPIYQ